From the Vibrio tubiashii ATCC 19109 genome, the window GTTTCGAAAAACCCGCCGCCTGCATAACCACTAGCTCAGAGCTTGAGGCCAACATACCAAGTCCAATCAGAGCACCAAGCAATGCCGCCATTGGAAAGAACATTTCAATATCACGTGGAATACTGAGCAAAACGAACAGCAAAGCTTGCACAAGGTCATACGTCCCCTCGCCCACTTTACGCAACTGCTCAACGTATTTGATGATCGCAGAAAGGCCGACAAAGGTTGCCAATACCAAAGATGAGGTGGCAATAATGGTTCTACCTATGTAGAGATCGAGAATCTTAAACACGACTTACGCTGCCTTTTTTCTTTGTCTTAGTTTGTCTTTGAAGCGGCGAACAGGAATGCTGTCCATCGAGTTAATACCAATCGCGGTCAAGAGTAGCGCAGCATTTATTGGCCACATACCAACGAAAGTAGGAATAGAACCATCTTCGATCGCTGACTTAGTGGCACTTATTGCCAAGAAATAAGCCAGATAGATTAAAATAGCCGGACCCATTTTAGCAAATCGCCCCTGACGTGGGTTAACCGCAGAAAGAGGGACAACCAACATCGTCAGTAGTGGTATACAGACAACCAGTGAGATACGCCATTGAACTTCTGCTTGTGCGCGAGGATCTGGGTTCTTCATCAGTTCAAGAGTAGGAATCGCTTCCCAGTCACGACCTTGAGGCTTTACATCACGCTGACCAATCAAACCTTCGTACTGATCGAAATCTGTCACCATGTAATCAACACGAGTCGGAACACCTTCATAACGAACACCATCGTACATACGAATCACTTGTCGTCCGTCGCTGAGTTCTTTCACTTCTCCTGATTGAGAAAAAGAGACACTCGGAAGAATGGAATCACGCGGGCGCATTTGGGCAACAAACACGTGCTTA encodes:
- the lptF gene encoding LPS export ABC transporter permease LptF, translated to MIIVRYLIRETLKSQLAIFFILFLVFLSQKLIKVLADASDGDIPASLVMHYVALSMPSMGLLMLPLSLFLGILLTFGRLYAESEITVMNATGIGNKFLIRAALYLAVITGAIAGFNSFVFAPYSQDQLVKLQEETAAENSVDLLKKGHFQGTPDGSSVVFIDDIDGKKLKHVFVAQMRPRDSILPSVSFSQSGEVKELSDGRQVIRMYDGVRYEGVPTRVDYMVTDFDQYEGLIGQRDVKPQGRDWEAIPTLELMKNPDPRAQAEVQWRISLVVCIPLLTMLVVPLSAVNPRQGRFAKMGPAILIYLAYFLAISATKSAIEDGSIPTFVGMWPINAALLLTAIGINSMDSIPVRRFKDKLRQRKKAA